In the Drosophila biarmipes strain raj3 chromosome X, RU_DBia_V1.1, whole genome shotgun sequence genome, one interval contains:
- the LOC108032967 gene encoding odorant receptor 7a, translating to MKVSGQKVRAVNIREERPESREAFRNLFNCFYALGMQAPDGSRPTKSSTWRRIYRCFSVVMYIWQLLVVPTCFVISYRYMGGMEITQVLTSAQVAIDAVILPAKIVALAWNLPLLRRAELHLAALDARCRDREEFQLIVEAVRFCNRLVWFYQICYAIYSSSTFVCAFLLGQPPYALYLPGLDWQRSQLQFCIQAWIEFIIMNWTCLHQASDDVYAVIYLYVVRMQVQLLARRVERLGRDAKLGQMEIFPDERRQEEHCEELQRCIVDHQTVLQLLGCISPVISRTIFVQFLITAAIMGTTMINIFIFANTNTKIASIIYLMAVTLQTAPCCYQATSLMLDNEKLALAIFQCQWLGQSARFRKMLLYYLHRAQQPITLTAMKLFPINLATYFSIAKFSFSLYTLIKGMNLGERFNKTN from the exons ATGAAGGTGAGCGGTCAAAAGGTTAGGGCAGTGAACATAAGGGAGGAGCGGCCCGAGTCCCGGGAGGCCTTCAGGAATCTCTTCAACTGCTTCTACGCCCTGGGCATGCAGGCTCCGGACGGCAGTCGCCCCACGAAGAGCAGCACCTGGCGGCGAATCTACCGCTGCTTCTCGGTGGTCATGTACATCTGgcagctgctggtggtgccCACCTGCTTTGTGATCAGCTACCGCTACATGGGAGGCATGGAGATCACCCAGGTGCTGACCTCCGCCCAGGTGGCCATTGACGCGGTCATCCTGCCCGCCAAGATAGTGGCCTTGGCCTGGAATCTACCGCTGCTGCGGCGGGCGGAGCTGCACCTGGCCGCCTTGGATGCCCGATGCCGCGACCGGGAGGAGTTCCAGCTGATCGTCGAGGCGGTGAGGTTCTGCAACCGCCTGGTCTGGTTCTACCAGATCTGCTATGCCATCTACTCCTCCTCCACCTTTGTGTGTGCCTTTCTCCTGGGCCAGCCGCCCTATGCCCTCTATCTGCCCGGCCTGGACTGGCAGCGTTCCCAGCTGCAGTTCTGCATCCAGGCTTGGATCGAGTTCATCATCATGAACTGGACGTGCCTGCACCAGGCCAGCGACGATGTCTACGCCGTGATCTACCTGTATGTGGTGCGGATGCAGGTGCAGTTGCTGGCCAGGAGGGTCGAGCGGCTGGGCCGGGATGCGAAGCTGGGTCAGATGGAGATCTTTCCGGACGAGCGGCGGCAGGAGGAGCACTGCGAGGAGCTGCAGCGCTGCATTGTGGACCACCAGAcggtgctgcagctgctcggCTGCATCAGCCCGGTGATCTCGCGGACCATATTCGTCCAGTTCCTGATCACCGCCGCCATCATGGGCACCACCATGATCAACATCTTCATCTTCGCCAACACGAACACCAAGATAGCCTCGATCATCTACCTGATGGCCGTGACCCTGCAGACGGCCCCGTGCTGCTACCAGGCCACCTCGCTGATGCTGGACAACGAGAAGCTGGCCCTGGCCATCTTCCAGTGCCAGTGGCTGGGCCAGAGCGCCCGGTTCCGCAAGATGCTCCTCTACTACCTGCACCGCGCCCAGCAGCCCATCACGCTGACGGCCATGAAGCTGTTCCCCATCAACCTGGCCACCTACTTCAGT ATAGCCAAGTTCTCATTTTCGCTCTACACGCTCATCAAGGGGATGAATCTCGGCGAGCGATTCAACAAGACGAATTAA